In Primulina eburnea isolate SZY01 chromosome 3, ASM2296580v1, whole genome shotgun sequence, one DNA window encodes the following:
- the LOC140827918 gene encoding serine/threonine-protein kinase PBL27-like gives MGCFPCFGSSKEEGCDNNNGIKEVAKESVKEGLAPQSNSHLKGVSSDKSKSRIGNESKKETAIAKEPIAHIAAQTFTFRELAAATKNFRPECLLGEGGFGRVYKGRLESTCQVVAVKQLDRNGLQGNREFLVEVLMLSLLHHQNLVNLIGYCADGDQRLLVYEYMPFGSLEDHLHDLQPDKEPLDWNTRMKIAAGAAKGLEYLHDKANPPVIYRDLKSSNILLDEGFFPKLSDFGLAKLGPVGDKTHVSTRVMGTYGYCAPEYAMTGQLTLKSDVYSFGVVFLEIITGRKAIDNTKGAGENNLVAWARPLFKDRRKFPKMADPLLQGRYPIRGLYQALAVAAMCLQEQAATRPLIGDVVTALTYLASQSYDPNTPVSQGNKIGPSRPTTRLRADQRSISDGTDNLDESTTQGSPSSHKNSPNLRKREFNNGAELRRVETGYGSGRKWGLEESEQPDSQRNSPGGKARETPRNRDLDRERAVAEAKVWGENWRERKRMNE, from the exons ATGGGGTGTTTTCCTTGTTTTGGATCATCAAAAGAAGAAGGGTGTGATAATAACAATGGAATTAAGGAAGTTGCTAAGGAGTCTGTTAAAGAAGGATTAGCACCTCAGTCTAACAGTCATTTGAAGGGAGTTAGCTCTG ACAAATCAAAATCACGGATTGGCAATGAGTCTAAGAAGGAAACTGCCATTGCCAAAGAGCCAATAGCCCATATTGCTGCACAAACATTTACTTTCCGTGAACTTGCTGCAGCCACAAAGAACTTTAGACCAGAGTGTTTGCTTGGTGAAGGTGGTTTTGGACGTGTTTATAAAGGTCGACTGGAAAGCACATGCCAG GTGGTTGCGGTGAAACAGCTTGACAGGAATGGCCTTCAAGGGAATAGAGAATTTTTGGTGGAGGTTCTTATGCTTAGCCTCTTACACCATCAAAATCTTGTCAATTTAATAGGATATTGTGCTGATGGCGACCAACGGCTTCTTGTTTATGAGTACATGCCATTTGGATCGCTAGAGGACCATTTACATG ATCTTCAACCAGATAAAGAACCATTGGACTGGAATACAAGAATGAAGATTGCTGCTGGTGCAGCAAAGGGATTGGAGTATTTGCATGACAAAGCGAATCCCCCAGTTATATACAGAGActtaaaatcttcaaatattctccTCGATGAAGGATTCTTCCCCAAGTTATCAGATTTTGGACTTGCAAAACTCGGACCTGTTGGGGATAAAACTCATGTCTCAACGAGGGTGATGGGGACTTATGGTTATTGTGCTCCTGAATATGCCATGACCGGCCAACTTACACTGAAGTCTGACGTGTACAGTTTTGGAGTTGTATTTCTTGAAATCATCACCGGCCGAAAGGCTATTGACAACACCAAGGGAGCGGGGGAGAATAATCTTGTTGCATGG GCAAGGCCTCTTTTCAAAGATCGAAGAAAGTTTCCGAAAATGGCTGATCCTCTGTTGCAAGGTCGATATCCAATTCGTGGGCTTTATCAAGCATTGGCAGTGGCAGCCATGTGCTTGCAAGAGCAAGCTGCCACAAGACCTCTTATTGGAGACGTCGTGACCGCTTTGACTTATTTAGCATCCCAAAGTTACGATCCTAATACACCCGTCTCACAAGGTAACAAGATCGGTCCATCTAGACCCACAACCAGACTCCGGGCTGACCAGAGGAGTATATCTGATGGAACTGATAACCTAGATGAGTCCACCACCCAAGGTTCCCCATCCAGTCATAAAAACTCTCCCAATTTGAGAAAGAGGGAGTTCAACAACGGGGCAGAGTTGAGAAGGGTCGAAACTGGATATGGGTCAGGTCGTAAATGGGGTTTGGAAGAATCAGAACAACCCGATTCTCAGAGAAATAGCCCTGGTGGCAAGGCAAGGGAGACTCCAAGAAACCGGGACTTAGACAGGGAACGTGCAGTTGCTGAGGCCAAAGTTTGGGGTGAGAATTGGAGGGAAAGAAAGCGCATGAATGAATGA